One window from the genome of Plasmodium reichenowi strain SY57 chromosome 8, whole genome shotgun sequence encodes:
- a CDS encoding hypothetical protein (conserved Plasmodium protein, unknown function): MKNYCLTKGKVKNVINYAILLCIYIIIWILLTLYCLFNKLKSYITRLQLICKYIIIQIIKCSNVNDLNLNNLKNKSNKNFLFLKNKIYNIFYNCLSRKNGKHDDIFKIYKNINKVPKHIYIVFKISDLIILNSEKLINHIVNILIYLYEFKIEHVTIYVSDHFFDYIFYYDLFRYLYKKNFYMKCVIKEHNISNNYNNFISSNDKCNKKNYFSCNYNNHISDTNKSFQCYHHTDEFVITKFSLPENIPPQDNSSPELFYRKRKNKEKMNSNKNKKGNYKDDHMNNYKDDHMNNYKDDHMNNYKDDHMNNYKDDHMNNYQHNHMNNYHTTYFSYDKFSLHLKFLNKDKSHKHLIKIAKEKGNMLSEGVLINDMLNFSYTNIESVIEKIYELDKNYNNKYTDNIKNIKKTRNIFFYVFYFLQQTKHILLLKMNCLYYMLSKNILLKGLSKDNLRNYSYNNISRNVYYIWNILKSPFSFHSKYIEKEINNKEKVIGKTNESKNITISIIHKLFNNVITQDEKCIKNIKELINKNIPMYVKPIYQDIFNHNVHTLFNSTSVDIVISLRLSLSDYLIEIFHLFYHKKYNKKKLNPFHFFMQYISSFLFLYKVVHPFEQNGIQPWVLSNSELYEFYGYHINSLKKSILYYNRSTQRCGH; this comes from the coding sequence TGTAATTAACTACGCgattttattatgtatatatataataatatggataCTACTAACTTTATATTGTTTGTTTAATAAGTTAAAGAGTTATATTACAAGATTACAActaatatgtaaatatattattatacaaattatCAAATGTAGTAATGTGAACGATTTAAATttgaataatttaaaaaataaaagtaataaaaattttctatttttaaagaataaaatatataatatattttataattgtCTTTCTAGAAAAAATGGAAAGCATGatgatatttttaaaatatataagaatattaaCAAGGTACCtaaacacatatatatagtttttaaaataagtgatttaataatattgaacAGTGAAAAACTTATAAATCATATcgttaatatattaatatatttgtatgaATTTAAAATTGAGCATGTAACCATATATGTATCTGATCATTTTTTcgattatatattttactaTGATTTGTTTAGATacttatataaaaagaatttcTACATGAAATGTGTTATAAAAGAGCATAACATAAGTaacaattataataacTTTATTAGTAGTAATGATAAATgtaataagaaaaattatttttcttgtaattataataaccATATTTCTGATACAAATAAATCTTTTCAATGTTATCATCATACTGATGAATTTGTCATAACAAAATTTTCTCTCCCGGAAAATATTCCTCCTCAAGACAATTCTAGTCCAGAGTTATTTTACCGAAAAAGGAaaaacaaagaaaaaatgaatagtaataagaataaaaaaggtAATTATAAGGATGatcatatgaataattataaggatgatcatatgaataattataaggatgatcatatgaataattataaggatgaccatatgaataattataaggATGACCATATGAACAATTACCAGCATaatcatatgaataattatcataCCACATATTTTAGTTATGATAAATTTTCCCTTCATCtcaaatttttaaataaagataaatcACACAAGCACTTGATCAAAATCGCAAAggaaaaaggaaatatgTTATCAGAAGGtgtattaataaatgacatgttaaatttttcatatacaAACATAGAATCAGTcatagaaaaaatatatgaattagataaaaattataataataaatacacagataacattaaaaatattaaaaaaacgcgcaacatatttttttatgtattttattttttacaacagacaaaacatatattattattaaaaatgaattgtttatattatatgctatccaaaaatatattgttaaaAGGGTTATCAAAGGATAATTTAAgaaattattcatataataatatatccagaaatgtatattatatatggaatatattaaaatcacctttttcttttcattcaaaatatatagaaaaagaaataaacaataaagaaaaagtaATAGGAAAAACTAATGAgagtaaaaatataaccataagtattatacataaattattcaataatgttattacacaagatgaaaaatgtataaagaatattaaagagttaataaataaaaatatccCTATGTATGTAAAACCAATATACCAAGATATATTTAACCATAATGTTCATACACTATTCAATTCTACGAGTGTTGATATAGTCATATCTTTAAGACTTAGTTTATCTGACTATCTCATTGaaatatttcatttgttttatcacaaaaaatataataaaaaaaaattaaaccctttccatttttttatgcAATATATTAGTTCctttctatttttatataaagtCGTACATCCTTTTGAACAAAATGGAATACAGCCATGGGTTCTATCCAATTCCgaattatatgaattttatggttatcatattaattcattaaaaaaatctATACTATATTATAATAGGTCTACACAAAGGTGTGGCCActaa
- a CDS encoding hypothetical protein (conserved Plasmodium protein, unknown function), producing the protein MYVTTGANDILLSINDYVNKETASYQLTDISNNTLISEIIEKIKVLKNYTYSSTDLVLYFARVECKLSEKLSTYNKSNRKTIKLELYLSKLITINVRTLQSCGTGTSRCIPFWSFCFRQNIKIKIIDTCEVRVLKQKIYNLTDESTSIPVENIVLLYKGAPLNNFLTLKESELIDNCRIDYFVPLCYIYKKKKEESEEDEDEDENEEKLNEHTKYEDRKVDTQPNENVNNENVKNENVNNDNVKNVNNVNNDNVKNVNNVNNDNVKNVNVPAGKAINKRVGSGQAQTNKYPVQNKQTRIVK; encoded by the exons atgtatgTAACGACAGGTGCTAATGATATTCTCCTTAGCATAAACgattatgtaaataaagAGACGGCATCGTATCAGTTGACTGACATAAGTAATAATACATTAATAAGTGAGattattgaaaaaattaaagtgttaaaaaattatacttATAGTTCTACAGATTtagttttatattttgcTAGAGTAGAATGTAAATTAAGTGAAAAATTATcaacatataataaatcgAATAGAAAAACGATAAAATTAGAATTATATTTGTCAAAACTAATAACAATCAATGTTCGTACTTTACAATCATGTGGAACAGGCACAAGTCGATGCATTCCTTTCTGGTCTTTTTGTTTTAgacaaaatataaaaattaaaattattgaTACTTGTGAAGTTAGGGTTctaaaacaaaaaatttataatcTCACGGACGAATCGACATC AATACCTGTTGAAAATATTGTCCTATTATATAAAGGAGCACCCTTAAATAATTTCCTAACACTGAAAGAGTCAGAATTAATAGATAATTGTCGTATAGATTATTTCGTACCTCtatgttatatttacaaaaaaaagaaagaagaATCTGAGGAAGATGAAGATGAAgatgaaaatgaagaaaaattaaatgaacaTACAAAATATGAGGATAGAAAAGTAGACACACAACCAAATgaaaatgttaataatgaaaatgtaaaaaatgaaaatgttaataatgataatgtaaaaaatgttaataatgttaataatgataatgtaaaaaatgttaataatgttaataatgataatgtaaaaaatgttaatgTACCGGCAGGGAAAGCCATAAATAAGCGTGTAGGAAGTGGTCAAGCacaaacaaataaatatcctgtacaaaataaacaaaCTAGAATTGTCAAATAA